In the genome of Gloeotrichia echinulata CP02, one region contains:
- a CDS encoding SDR family oxidoreductase: protein MISLQNQIVFITGASSGIGTACAKIFAGAGAKLILAARRLERLQQLADALGKEFGNQIYLLELDVRDRSAVESAISTLPPSWSDIDILVNNAGLSRGLDKLHEGDFQDWEEMIDTNIKGLLYLTRYVVPGMVNRGRGHVVNLGSIAGHQTYPGGNVYCATKAAVKALSEGLKQDLLGTPVRITSVDPGMVETEFSEVRFHGDTDRAKRVYQGVTPLTPDDVADVIFFCVTRSPHVNINQVVLMPVDQASATLLNRRI, encoded by the coding sequence ATGATTTCTCTGCAAAATCAAATCGTTTTCATCACTGGTGCAAGTAGTGGTATTGGTACTGCTTGTGCGAAAATTTTTGCTGGTGCGGGTGCAAAACTGATTTTAGCGGCGCGACGATTAGAACGTTTGCAGCAGTTAGCGGATGCACTCGGTAAAGAATTTGGTAATCAGATTTATTTGTTAGAGCTAGATGTGCGCGATCGCTCTGCTGTGGAATCTGCTATCTCTACCCTACCGCCTTCCTGGTCTGACATCGATATTCTCGTGAATAACGCTGGTCTGAGTCGCGGTTTGGACAAGTTACACGAAGGCGATTTTCAAGATTGGGAAGAAATGATTGATACTAATATTAAAGGTTTACTTTACCTTACCCGTTATGTCGTTCCCGGAATGGTGAATCGTGGTCGTGGTCATGTGGTAAATCTGGGTTCCATTGCGGGACATCAAACTTATCCTGGTGGTAATGTTTATTGTGCGACAAAAGCCGCTGTCAAGGCACTTTCTGAAGGTTTGAAGCAAGACTTGTTGGGTACTCCTGTCCGCATCACTTCTGTTGATCCGGGAATGGTGGAAACGGAATTTAGCGAAGTCCGCTTTCATGGTGATACTGACCGAGCAAAACGAGTTTATCAAGGAGTTACCCCCCTGACTCCAGATGATGTGGCTGATGTCATATTTTTCTGCGTCACGCGATCGCCTCATGTCAATATTAATCAAGTTGTGCTAATGCCTGTTGACCAAGCTAGCGCCACATTGCTTAATCGCCGAATTTAA
- a CDS encoding nuclear transport factor 2 family protein: protein MTNFITLFLKRQRKFPLSIGMISFLLSLGITAGWQCVQASTPQNAPPELKNLLTEIDTAASKGDVKGVIEFYSPTFTHGDGLNRQTLEKALVELWKRYPKLKYSTQLQSWKSEGNTIVAETVTNITGLPSANNNNLTLNATIKSRQRVTDAKIVRQDILSERTLLTSGMKPPQVDVKLPQQVRVGQQYNFDAIVQEPLGEDFLLGTALEEPIQPEKYLNATPVNLELLTSGGVFKVGRAPSTPGSHWISAVILRGDGMTMVTQRLDVVKK from the coding sequence ATGACTAACTTTATTACTTTATTTCTCAAACGCCAACGTAAATTCCCCCTCAGTATCGGGATGATTTCATTTCTACTCTCACTGGGTATCACGGCTGGTTGGCAATGTGTTCAAGCGAGTACACCTCAAAACGCTCCTCCTGAACTAAAAAACCTGTTGACGGAAATTGATACAGCCGCCAGCAAGGGTGATGTCAAGGGAGTCATCGAATTTTACAGTCCGACTTTTACTCATGGGGATGGGTTAAACCGCCAAACTTTGGAAAAAGCTTTGGTAGAATTATGGAAGCGATATCCAAAATTGAAATACAGTACCCAACTGCAATCTTGGAAATCTGAAGGCAATACCATTGTCGCGGAAACCGTAACTAATATAACTGGTTTACCCTCTGCTAACAATAATAATCTGACGCTCAATGCCACAATTAAATCACGCCAGCGGGTAACAGATGCAAAAATCGTTCGCCAAGATATTTTGTCAGAACGCACCCTACTTACCTCTGGAATGAAGCCACCCCAAGTTGATGTGAAATTACCACAGCAGGTCAGAGTCGGTCAGCAGTACAATTTTGATGCGATCGTTCAAGAACCACTGGGGGAAGATTTCCTCCTGGGAACAGCCCTAGAAGAACCCATCCAACCGGAAAAATATCTCAACGCTACACCTGTTAATTTAGAATTACTCACATCTGGCGGAGTTTTTAAAGTCGGACGCGCACCATCTACTCCTGGTAGCCACTGGATTTCTGCAGTGATCCTGCGGGGAGATGGAATGACAATGGTAACTCAGCGCCTGGATGTGGTTAAGAAGTAG
- a CDS encoding transposase family protein — protein MSDMLSYIQNNPQETQRLVGVKYDQLEQLIKQAIALDTEKQQNIEKKKVRIINKGGGRKVKLSNEDQILLTLTYLRHMTTFQLLGIQFGVSESTANDTFNYWLTILQEILPSSLLEQVKKKRK, from the coding sequence ATGAGTGACATGTTAAGTTATATTCAAAATAACCCTCAAGAAACACAGCGGTTAGTAGGCGTAAAGTATGACCAACTTGAGCAACTAATAAAACAGGCGATCGCCTTAGATACCGAAAAGCAACAAAACATAGAAAAAAAGAAAGTTAGAATTATAAATAAAGGTGGTGGTCGGAAGGTAAAGTTATCTAACGAAGACCAAATTCTATTAACGTTGACATATTTAAGACATATGACAACGTTTCAATTATTAGGCATACAGTTTGGAGTCAGTGAATCAACCGCCAATGATACATTTAATTACTGGCTTACAATCCTACAAGAAATCCTGCCATCAAGTTTACTTGAACAAGTAAAAAAAAAACGCAAGTGA
- a CDS encoding DNA cytosine methyltransferase, with product MSYINQINHVLKPASSHSPLVVDLFAGCGGLSLGFEAQGFATHGWEMDADSCATYQKNLTGNCTQIVLTPETELPPAKVIIGGPPCQPFSVGGNQKGLQDSRDGFPIFISAVKKLCPDIWLFENVRGLLYKNRWYLDEVIKSLQNLGYIVEVKLLNAVDFGVPQNRERLIVVGHQGNFKFPSQLISKKTTAGEALGELATLAPPESKFLTPSMDEYVSKYEKASFCKHPRDLHLDKPARTLTCRNLAGATGDMHRIKLADGRRRRLLIREAARLQSFPDWFEFVGSQTSCFNQVGNAVAPLFAFHLAGSVRDYLADKFGSLVCEVVKR from the coding sequence ATGAGCTACATCAATCAAATAAATCATGTCCTGAAACCTGCATCTTCCCACAGTCCATTGGTAGTAGACTTATTTGCTGGCTGTGGTGGTTTATCCCTGGGATTTGAAGCACAAGGTTTCGCCACCCACGGCTGGGAAATGGATGCTGATTCCTGTGCTACATATCAGAAAAACTTAACAGGAAACTGTACTCAAATTGTTCTCACACCGGAAACAGAATTACCACCCGCTAAAGTAATTATAGGTGGTCCACCTTGTCAACCTTTCAGCGTTGGTGGAAACCAAAAAGGGTTACAAGATTCACGGGATGGTTTTCCCATTTTTATTAGCGCAGTTAAGAAGCTTTGTCCCGATATTTGGCTATTTGAAAATGTGCGAGGACTGCTATATAAAAATAGATGGTATTTGGATGAAGTTATCAAATCCCTGCAAAATTTAGGTTACATTGTCGAGGTTAAATTACTAAATGCTGTTGATTTTGGCGTTCCCCAAAATCGTGAACGTTTGATAGTTGTTGGTCATCAAGGAAATTTTAAATTCCCTTCTCAATTAATATCAAAAAAAACCACTGCAGGCGAAGCTTTAGGAGAACTGGCTACTTTAGCACCTCCAGAATCAAAATTCCTCACGCCTAGCATGGATGAATATGTGAGCAAGTATGAAAAAGCATCGTTTTGTAAACATCCACGTGACCTGCATTTAGATAAACCAGCCAGAACCTTGACCTGTAGAAATTTAGCTGGTGCTACAGGCGATATGCACAGAATTAAACTTGCTGATGGAAGACGGCGACGTTTATTGATTAGGGAAGCGGCTAGATTACAAAGTTTTCCTGACTGGTTTGAATTTGTGGGGTCCCAAACCAGTTGTTTTAATCAAGTGGGTAATGCAGTTGCGCCATTATTTGCTTTTCATTTGGCTGGAAGTGTGAGAGATTATTTAGCGGATAAATTTGGGTCATTGGTGTGTGAGGTGGTGAAGAGGTAA
- the murG gene encoding undecaprenyldiphospho-muramoylpentapeptide beta-N-acetylglucosaminyltransferase — MVKAPIRLLIAASGTGGHLFPAIALAEKLPEYEIEWLGVPNRLETQLVPKQYHLNTIAVEGFQQGFSVKSLYVLGRLITSIVQVRRILKQGKFQGLFTTGGYIAGPTVIAARSLGIPVVFHESNALPGKVTRFFGPMCTAVALGFAVAAKYLPRAKNVYVGTPVRSQFLDQNIDASLDLPIPQGVPLIIVFGGSQGAVAINKLIRQSAKAWFDAGAYIVHLTGDNDPEADSLKHPQYIALPFYNNMAALLRRANLAISRSGAGSLTELAVCGTPAILIPYPFAAEDHQTYNAQEFTKVGAALTFKQSELTAEILLHQVLNLLQSPDELTKMGEAAKAIAIPDSADKLAQLLREVVES, encoded by the coding sequence ATGGTAAAAGCACCGATCAGATTACTAATAGCAGCCAGTGGGACTGGTGGACACTTGTTTCCAGCGATCGCACTGGCAGAAAAATTGCCAGAATATGAAATTGAATGGTTGGGTGTCCCCAATCGATTAGAAACTCAGCTCGTACCTAAACAGTATCACTTGAATACTATTGCAGTTGAAGGGTTTCAACAAGGTTTTAGCGTAAAGTCTCTTTATGTTTTGGGTAGACTGATTACTTCCATTGTCCAAGTCAGACGCATCCTCAAACAGGGGAAATTTCAAGGATTGTTCACCACGGGGGGTTATATCGCAGGACCTACAGTTATTGCTGCACGTTCTTTAGGTATACCCGTAGTTTTTCACGAATCCAACGCCTTACCAGGTAAAGTAACGCGCTTTTTTGGTCCAATGTGTACGGCGGTGGCGCTAGGATTTGCAGTCGCTGCGAAGTATTTACCCCGCGCCAAAAATGTCTATGTGGGTACACCAGTGCGCTCGCAATTCCTCGATCAAAACATTGATGCATCCCTTGATTTACCCATTCCCCAAGGAGTTCCCTTAATTATTGTATTTGGTGGTAGCCAAGGCGCGGTAGCTATCAATAAATTAATCCGCCAATCTGCCAAAGCTTGGTTTGATGCGGGTGCTTATATAGTGCATTTGACCGGAGATAATGACCCAGAGGCTGACAGTTTAAAACATCCGCAGTATATAGCCTTACCTTTTTATAATAACATGGCAGCATTATTACGACGCGCCAATTTAGCGATTAGTCGTTCTGGTGCTGGTAGCTTGACAGAATTGGCAGTTTGTGGGACACCAGCCATTTTGATTCCTTATCCCTTTGCAGCGGAAGACCATCAAACCTACAATGCTCAAGAGTTTACCAAAGTCGGTGCAGCTTTAACGTTTAAGCAGTCAGAGTTAACCGCTGAAATATTGCTTCATCAGGTTTTGAACTTGTTACAGTCACCCGACGAGTTAACAAAAATGGGGGAAGCAGCCAAGGCGATCGCCATTCCCGATAGTGCAGATAAATTAGCGCAGTTACTGCGTGAAGTGGTCGAGAGTTAG